In Cherax quadricarinatus isolate ZL_2023a chromosome 19, ASM3850222v1, whole genome shotgun sequence, the following are encoded in one genomic region:
- the LOC128688170 gene encoding cuticle protein AM1199-like produces MQSVVLACLAAVAAAAPQFGSQLDRKDYRPIAIIKDNRQDYGDGNFNYDFETENGIVVSAVGTPGSKGQSNIQGSYSFTLPDGTFAEVRYVADELGYRAESPLIPTPHPLPAHALEQIRIAEEQRRQGITWDQYGFRVNRK; encoded by the exons ATGCAGTCT GTGGTTCTCGCCTGTCTggccgccgtcgccgccgccgccccgCAGTTCGGTAGCCAGCTCGACCGAAAAGACTACCGGCCCATCGCCATCATTAAGGACAACCGCCAGGACTACGGTGACGGCAACTTCAACTATGACTTTGAGACCGAGAACGGCATCGTTGTGAGCGCCGTCGGAACACCGGGCTCTAAAGGCCAGAGCAATATACAAGGATCGTACAG CTTCACCCTGCCTGACGGTACCTTCGCTGAGGTCCGCTACGTCGCTGACGAACTCGGTTACCGCGCTGAGTCCCCGCTCATCCCCACGCCCCACCCACTCCCCGCCCACGCCCTCGAACAGATCCGCATCGCCGAGGAGCAGCGCAGGCAAGGCATCACCTGGGACCAGTATGGCTTTCGAGTAAACAGAAAATAA
- the LOC138852933 gene encoding cuticle protein AM1159-like has product MKIVVLAFLAAIVHSAPQFDDSTAVAILRDDREHNDNGNFNYVFEADNGIVHEASGTPGSKGQSNIQGIYSFPLPDGTLAEVRYIADDLGFRVESPLLPTPHPDPPHVAELLRIAEEQRAQGITFE; this is encoded by the exons ATGAAGATA GTAGTTCTGGCCTTCCTGGCCGCCATCGTCCACTCTGCTCCTCAGTTCGATGACTCAACTGCCGTAGCCATCCTCCGCGACGATCGTGAACACAACGACAACGGCAACTTTAACTACGTCTTCGAGGCCGACAACGGCATTGTCCATGAAGCCTCCGGCACTCCTGGCTCTAAAGGCCAGAGCAACATCCAGGGCATTTACAG CTTCCCACTGCCAGACGGCACTCTGGCTGAGGTTCGCTACATCGCTGATGACTTGGGATTCCGCGTTGAGTCTCCCCTGCTGCCCACGCCTCACCCAGACCCTCCACACGTCGCTGAACTCCTGCGTATCGCAGAGGAACAGCGAGCACAGGGCATCACTTTTGAGTGA
- the LOC128688169 gene encoding cuticle protein AMP2-like encodes MKLVLVTCLVAVAFAAPKPQSDIPEAQVVRSDRSEVQVVRNDRPEVQILRNDRENPGDGNFNYAIEADNGINLQAAGSVGSEGQSNIQGSYWLPLEDGTFQEIRYVADEFGFRPDSSLLPTPHPDPPHVAELLRIAEEQRAQGITFE; translated from the exons ATGAAGCTT GTACTAGTCACCTGCCTGGTAGCTGTCGCCTTCGCTGCACCAAAGCCACAGAGCGATATACCAGAGGCGCAGGTCGTCCGCAGTGACCGGTCAGAGGTGCAGGTCGTCCGGAACGACAGGCCAGAGGTGCAGATCCTCCGCAACGACCGCGAGAACCCGGGTGATGGCAACTTTAACTATGCTATAGAGGCCGACAACGGCATCAACTTACAGGCTGCTGGCAGCGTTGGCTCTGAGGGCCAGAGTAACATCCAGGGCAGCTACTG GTTACCCCTGGAGGACGGCACCTTCCAGGAAATTCGCTACGTTGCCGACGAGTTCGGCTTCCGTCCAGACTCCTCGCTGCTGCCCACACCCCACCCAGACCCTCCCCATGTCGCTGAGCTCCTCCGTATCGCGGAGGAACAGCGAGCACAGGGCATCACCTTCGAGTGA